GAAGTGGATGCGCCAGAGGTGATCGTTGCCTCCAAGGCCAAAGGGCGGATAGTCGAACGCTTGGTAAAGCGTGGCGACAACGTGAAGGGTGGGCAACTGTTGATCCAGCTTGACAGTCCGGAGCTGATAGCGCAATTACGTTCTGCACAGGCGACACGCGACAAGGCCAAGGCACAGCTCGAACAATCGATGCACGGCACCCGTGAAGAGAGCATCCGCACCTTGCGTGCCAATTTGGCGCAGGCCGAGGCGCAATACCGTAACGCGCAGAACGATTACAACCGCAACTTGAGCGTGTCCGGTAAAGGCTATATCTCGAAATCTGAACTGGACGGCTCGCGCCGGGCGCGTGATACCGCCTTCCAACAAGTACAGGCGGCAAAAGCCAATCTGGATGAGGGCATCAACGGCGACCGCATCGAGCTTCGGCAGCAATATGAGGCGGCGTTGCACGCGGCGGAAGAGAATCTGTTGCAGGTCATGATTCAAACCGACGACCTGCAAGTGAAAGCGCCAGTGAACGGCGAAGTGGGGCCGATCCCGGCTGAGGTGGGCGAACTGCTGAACGCGGGTAGCCCGTTGCTGACATTGATCCG
The sequence above is drawn from the Serratia symbiotica genome and encodes:
- a CDS encoding HlyD family secretion protein; translated protein: MKKKTLLTLLLMIVAIAMAILFRAHNQDVLLQGEVDAPEVIVASKAKGRIVERLVKRGDNVKGGQLLIQLDSPELIAQLRSAQATRDKAKAQLEQSMHGTREESIRTLRANLAQAEAQYRNAQNDYNRNLSVSGKGYISKSELDGSRRARDTAFQQVQAAKANLDEGINGDRIELRQQYEAALHAAEENLLQVMIQTDDLQVKAPVNGEVGPIPAEVGELLNAGSPLLTLIRVPDAYFVFNLREDILAHVSKGDKVKLRVPALQNKMIETEVRYIAPLGDYATKRATRATGDFDLKTFEVRLYPSQPVDGLRPGMSSLWQWKE